A portion of the Algimonas porphyrae genome contains these proteins:
- a CDS encoding efflux RND transporter periplasmic adaptor subunit: MKINTSYLIAAGVAVAFLAWFAVNSAGEDTNLYADIEARDQATEAVLPTVVVRNVTAEVHPIRLVAYGRTQAGRMVEVKAKTAASLIATPIAEGTRVRRGDVICRQDVDARQALVDQAQARLDQVEADFRATTTLVEKGFRSATSLKADRAAVDGARAQLKQAQIERGNIVLRAPFDGIYERRMAEVGDYLSPGQPCALIVELDPLKLDVEMTETQVGKIAIGQPVTVRLATGETVEGRVAFIESVANPATRTFGMEVSLPNGDGALKAGVSATIAMTIGQTTASLVPSGILTLDNDGIMGVRYLDPSDRVQFATITQVDETRDGIWVTGLPTSTRIIIEGQDYVSVGTHVTPVREADHAQARPASVNARNSADLN, translated from the coding sequence ATGAAGATCAACACGTCCTATCTGATTGCCGCCGGTGTCGCCGTCGCGTTTCTCGCCTGGTTCGCCGTCAATTCGGCGGGCGAGGACACAAACCTCTATGCCGACATCGAGGCCCGCGATCAGGCGACCGAAGCCGTCCTGCCGACGGTCGTCGTGCGCAACGTCACGGCAGAGGTCCACCCGATCCGTCTGGTCGCCTATGGCCGGACGCAGGCGGGCCGCATGGTCGAGGTCAAGGCCAAGACGGCGGCGTCACTGATCGCGACACCGATCGCAGAAGGCACGCGCGTCAGACGCGGCGATGTAATCTGCCGTCAGGATGTGGATGCGCGGCAGGCCCTCGTCGATCAGGCGCAGGCGCGGCTTGATCAGGTCGAAGCCGATTTCCGCGCGACCACCACGCTGGTCGAAAAGGGATTTCGCTCCGCCACGTCGCTGAAAGCCGACAGGGCCGCCGTCGACGGAGCACGGGCACAGCTGAAACAGGCGCAGATCGAACGCGGCAATATCGTGCTGCGCGCACCGTTTGACGGCATCTATGAACGACGCATGGCCGAAGTGGGCGATTATCTGTCCCCCGGACAGCCCTGCGCCCTGATCGTGGAACTTGATCCGCTGAAACTGGATGTCGAGATGACGGAAACGCAGGTCGGCAAGATCGCGATCGGACAGCCGGTCACTGTCCGCCTTGCAACAGGCGAAACGGTCGAGGGTCGCGTCGCCTTCATCGAATCGGTCGCCAATCCGGCCACTCGGACGTTCGGCATGGAAGTCAGCCTGCCCAATGGCGACGGCGCGCTGAAAGCGGGCGTCTCGGCCACGATCGCCATGACCATCGGACAGACGACGGCCAGCCTTGTGCCGTCAGGCATTCTGACGCTCGATAATGACGGGATTATGGGCGTACGCTATCTCGACCCGTCCGACCGCGTCCAGTTCGCCACGATCACGCAGGTCGACGAAACGCGCGATGGGATCTGGGTCACGGGCCTGCCGACATCGACGCGGATCATCATTGAAGGGCAGGACTATGTGTCCGTCGGCACGCACGTCACACCGGTCCGCGAAGCTGACCATGCGCAAGCGCGCCCGGCCTCCGTCAATGCCCGCAACAGCGCCGATCTGAACTAG
- a CDS encoding efflux RND transporter permease subunit, producing MEKIVSFAVNAWRVTLGILLFIIVGGFIAIQNLPLDAEPDIPVPFVNVRVVLPGVSPADAERLLVRPLETELKSIDGLKRMDAVAANNVAYIILEFTPSFDQDQAVLDVQEAVDRARAEFPEEAKEPIVEEIDTSTVPIFVVNLFGDVPERTLQNTAKELQQRIEGIPAILGADISGERTDVLEAVVDPTLLESAGITFDELAAAVARNNQLITAGSLETNNGQFNVKLPGLIENADDLAELVVRTDASGAVVRMSDIAVVRRTYKDPQSYARYNSNNSVSLEITKRKGENILDTIGAVREVVEDYQTSDTFPQTIQIEYSQDKSRYILEMVRSLSSSIINAILLVFIVCLIALGLRSALFVGFAIPGSFLISLFIMWTQGETINMMILFGLILSVGVLVDSAIVIIEYADRKLAEGMAAKEAYIMAGERMFWPIISSTATTLAAFLPLLFWETITGKFMAYFPLTMIYVLSASVLMALIFLPTVGALGGSLRERLRRGPKPEISDQALALAGEGGDPTKLTGLTGIYVRTVERLIRFPLIVLGGVMLLCAIIVVAFSQSMAGPPPKPVEFFTQTPSDQVYVFIRARGNSTPAAKRELALDVERRIADARIEGIEGVYAVAGNAGGGGAQIDGLADEPGDAVVKIFFQLEDFADRRSVLDILDDIRVAVADMPGVIPEVTAASNGPPIGKDIGIEFTGRDRMAVAEATRIAEAYLLQMEGVIDVETTLPLPGVEWELSVDQVEAGRLGLDVNRIGQTVQFVTEGALVGYFRPLDNDEEVDIRIRLPEDSRDIRALDDLRIQTPQGAVPLAAVVERRARPREDSITRRNQFAVFEVKANTADGYAPNVQVEELRDWLTDQAGLPRDVNWRFLGQQEENAEAAAFGVAALAAILFMMSVILLLQFNSFYHVLLTLSAVVLSVFGVLLGLIFYPYVSMVLTMTGVIALMGIVVNNNIVLIDTYQRLLERGSDPVEAAVRTAAQRLRPVVLTTVTTVVGLMPLVIGFDADVTSGHFDPRGSGTSDIWKPLSYALVCGLSYATVLTLFLTPVLLAAPHVWKLRIARWRGRSDDRPRQITIQAAE from the coding sequence ATGGAAAAGATCGTCAGCTTCGCGGTCAATGCCTGGCGGGTGACGCTGGGCATTCTGCTCTTCATCATCGTCGGCGGTTTCATCGCCATCCAGAACCTGCCGCTGGACGCGGAGCCGGATATTCCCGTGCCCTTCGTCAATGTGCGTGTCGTGCTGCCGGGCGTTTCGCCCGCCGACGCGGAACGCCTGCTGGTCCGACCGTTGGAGACGGAGCTGAAGTCGATCGACGGGCTGAAACGAATGGACGCGGTCGCGGCTAATAATGTCGCCTATATCATTCTGGAATTCACCCCGTCCTTTGATCAGGACCAGGCCGTATTGGACGTTCAGGAAGCGGTCGACCGCGCCCGCGCCGAATTTCCCGAAGAAGCCAAGGAACCGATCGTCGAGGAAATCGACACCTCGACCGTCCCGATCTTCGTCGTCAACCTGTTCGGCGACGTGCCCGAACGCACGCTGCAGAATACCGCCAAGGAGCTGCAGCAGCGGATCGAAGGCATTCCGGCCATTCTGGGCGCGGATATTAGCGGCGAACGCACCGACGTTCTCGAAGCCGTGGTCGATCCGACCCTGCTGGAAAGTGCCGGCATCACTTTTGACGAGCTGGCAGCCGCCGTGGCACGCAACAATCAGCTGATCACCGCCGGATCGCTGGAAACCAATAATGGGCAGTTCAATGTCAAACTGCCCGGCCTGATCGAAAATGCGGACGATCTAGCCGAACTGGTGGTCCGGACGGACGCGTCTGGCGCGGTCGTGCGCATGTCCGACATCGCCGTGGTGCGCCGGACCTATAAAGATCCGCAATCCTACGCCCGCTATAACAGCAATAATTCCGTCAGCCTGGAAATCACCAAGCGCAAAGGCGAGAACATTCTCGACACGATCGGAGCTGTGCGCGAGGTGGTTGAAGATTATCAGACCAGCGACACGTTTCCGCAGACCATCCAGATCGAATATAGCCAGGACAAGTCGCGCTACATTCTGGAGATGGTGCGTTCGCTTTCCTCCTCCATCATCAATGCGATCCTGCTGGTTTTCATCGTCTGCCTGATCGCGCTGGGCCTGCGGTCCGCCCTGTTCGTGGGTTTTGCCATTCCGGGATCGTTTCTGATCTCGCTTTTCATCATGTGGACGCAAGGCGAGACCATCAACATGATGATCCTGTTCGGCCTGATCCTGTCGGTCGGCGTTCTGGTCGACAGCGCCATCGTTATCATCGAATATGCCGACCGGAAACTGGCCGAAGGCATGGCCGCGAAAGAGGCCTATATCATGGCCGGCGAGCGCATGTTCTGGCCGATCATCAGCTCCACTGCGACGACGCTGGCCGCCTTCCTGCCCTTGCTGTTCTGGGAGACGATCACGGGCAAATTCATGGCCTATTTCCCGCTGACCATGATCTATGTGCTGAGCGCCTCCGTGCTGATGGCGCTGATCTTCCTGCCGACGGTTGGAGCGCTGGGCGGCAGCCTGCGCGAACGGTTGCGGCGCGGGCCGAAGCCTGAGATCTCGGATCAGGCGCTGGCGCTGGCCGGTGAAGGCGGCGACCCGACGAAACTGACGGGGCTGACCGGCATCTATGTGCGCACGGTCGAACGCCTGATCCGCTTTCCGTTGATCGTGCTGGGCGGGGTTATGCTGCTTTGCGCGATCATCGTCGTCGCCTTCAGCCAGTCCATGGCCGGACCGCCACCCAAACCGGTTGAGTTCTTTACCCAGACGCCGTCCGATCAAGTCTATGTCTTCATCCGAGCGCGCGGCAACTCCACCCCCGCAGCCAAGCGGGAGCTGGCGCTGGATGTCGAAAGGCGTATTGCCGATGCGCGCATCGAAGGGATCGAGGGCGTCTATGCCGTGGCTGGCAATGCCGGCGGAGGCGGGGCGCAAATCGACGGTCTGGCGGATGAGCCCGGCGACGCGGTCGTGAAGATTTTCTTCCAGCTGGAAGATTTCGCGGACCGTCGCAGCGTGCTGGATATTCTCGACGATATACGGGTCGCCGTCGCCGACATGCCGGGCGTTATCCCCGAAGTCACAGCGGCGAGTAACGGACCGCCCATCGGCAAGGATATCGGTATCGAATTTACAGGCCGCGACCGCATGGCCGTCGCCGAAGCGACCCGCATCGCCGAAGCCTACCTGCTGCAGATGGAGGGCGTGATCGATGTTGAAACCACCCTGCCCCTGCCCGGCGTGGAATGGGAACTGAGCGTCGATCAGGTCGAAGCCGGTCGGCTAGGGCTGGATGTGAACCGCATCGGACAGACTGTCCAGTTCGTCACCGAGGGTGCTTTGGTCGGCTATTTCCGTCCGCTCGACAATGACGAGGAAGTCGATATCCGCATCCGTCTGCCCGAGGATTCCCGCGATATTCGCGCTCTGGATGATCTGCGTATCCAGACGCCGCAAGGCGCGGTCCCGCTAGCCGCCGTCGTGGAGCGTCGGGCACGCCCGCGCGAGGACAGTATTACACGCCGCAACCAGTTCGCCGTCTTCGAGGTCAAGGCCAATACTGCGGATGGCTATGCGCCCAATGTTCAGGTCGAGGAGCTGCGCGACTGGCTGACCGATCAGGCCGGATTGCCTCGCGACGTCAATTGGCGCTTTCTGGGACAACAGGAAGAAAACGCCGAAGCGGCGGCGTTCGGTGTGGCTGCTCTGGCCGCAATTCTGTTCATGATGAGCGTCATTCTGCTCTTGCAGTTCAACAGCTTTTATCACGTGCTGCTGACCCTTTCTGCCGTGGTGCTCTCCGTTTTCGGCGTGCTGCTCGGCCTGATCTTCTACCCCTATGTGTCGATGGTCCTGACCATGACGGGTGTGATCGCCCTTATGGGTATCGTCGTGAACAATAATATCGTCTTGATCGACACTTATCAGCGCCTGCTAGAACGCGGGTCCGATCCGGTCGAGGCAGCTGTACGCACGGCCGCGCAGCGGCTTCGCCCGGTCGTGCTGACGACCGTCACGACCGTCGTCGGCCTGATGCCGCTTGTGATCGGTTTCGATGCCGATGTGACCAGCGGTCATTTCGATCCGCGCGGATCCGGAACATCCGATATCTGGAAGCCGCTATCCTACGCTCTGGTCTGCGGTCTGTCCTATGCGACCGTGCTGACCCTGTTCCTGACGCCGGTTCTGCTGGCGGCCCCGCATGTGTGGAAATTGCGCATCGCGCGCTGGCGCGGACGCTCCGATGACCGGCCCAGACAGATCACCATCCAGGCGGCGGAATAG
- a CDS encoding TIGR00730 family Rossman fold protein: protein MMNSTTELRSVAVFCGSSPGNIPDHVLLARQLGAEIARRQLRLIYGGGGLGLMGAVARAAHQGGATVIGVIPDMLRKAEGIVPDIEHVFVPDMHTRKIRMYKESDAFIILPGGIGTLEEAVEVLSWQQLNLHEKPILFLSDTGYWDHLLAEFARIIDTGFARPSMRDDILSAQSIDEAFSLIQDRLDNPVERPPLVLRDASVESLI from the coding sequence ATGATGAACTCAACAACTGAATTGCGGTCCGTTGCCGTCTTTTGCGGATCATCGCCGGGCAATATTCCTGACCACGTCCTGCTGGCGCGTCAGCTGGGCGCGGAAATCGCCCGGCGTCAGCTACGCCTGATCTATGGCGGGGGCGGTCTGGGTCTGATGGGCGCTGTCGCGCGCGCAGCCCATCAGGGCGGCGCGACAGTCATCGGCGTGATTCCAGATATGTTGCGTAAGGCGGAAGGCATCGTCCCGGATATCGAGCATGTCTTCGTGCCCGACATGCATACGCGCAAGATTCGCATGTATAAGGAATCGGACGCGTTCATCATTCTGCCCGGCGGCATTGGAACGCTGGAAGAGGCTGTTGAAGTCCTGTCCTGGCAGCAGTTGAACCTGCATGAAAAGCCGATCCTGTTTCTCTCGGACACGGGCTATTGGGATCATCTGCTGGCTGAATTTGCGCGCATCATCGATACGGGCTTTGCCCGCCCCTCAATGCGCGACGACATACTAAGCGCGCAATCGATCGACGAGGCCTTCTCCCTGATTCAGGACCGACTCGACAATCCGGTAGAAAGGCCGCCGCTGGTGCTGCGCGACGCATCCGTAGAAAGCCTGATCTAG
- a CDS encoding TonB-dependent receptor plug domain-containing protein, whose amino-acid sequence MTAILGIFVSVRLCAITAIGLVGLAIPAMAQPLIDAPAVTTSTADTSNSSAERDTYLPDYFAQFQPDTALDMVNRIPGFTLRGGGNARGFGEANTNFLVNGRRPSTKSQGAGDILSRIPATIVTRLEILDGASLDIPGLSGQVVNIVATSVALSGRWRYSARFEEGTEPQLLEGEVSLTGKRGYLDFSLGIESGQFLLTEDSVEQFFDGTGTLIEDRTEDIFLRNLQPSANLNLSWVPLTGRMAGHVANLNGSIEFDNDNSGVRESFVAVGPGGTNGESFVNSGDDEVEYEISGDYAFDLPLFGRDGTLKLIGLLSREDNQRDTVFVVAPQGGDAIRSIFLRDQQEGETIGRVEYGFKANATHDVQLSVEYALNTLDSTTTFENNFTPPVLDTVRVEEDRYNARITDSWQISPTWSLQSSLGAEYSRLQVTEPRSDARTFFRPKGFMSVSHQLSERYSIRAQVERGVGQLNFGTFVSTRNLVDNQQTTGNAEIKPDQFWNVSMEFERTDDKLISGRIRPYYRVIEDPIDRILFPDGTEGPGNLDRATRYGVQTNATLLFDTLGVPGLRLEATGDLGDSRIDDPLTGQSRQINGNEEWDYSVFARYDMPGTDFAFTARASNDQGSPSFRLDDIREVVVDKPFASLSVIHKNFFGMQLTVSGTNLLDNRIEQERQRFDGPDLRLGDRTRIERFARQRGRRLSITLTDVF is encoded by the coding sequence ATGACCGCGATTTTGGGGATTTTCGTGTCAGTCAGGCTTTGCGCAATCACCGCGATCGGACTTGTCGGCCTCGCTATTCCCGCCATGGCCCAGCCATTAATCGATGCACCCGCCGTGACGACATCGACAGCGGACACATCCAACAGCAGCGCAGAGCGCGACACCTATCTGCCCGACTATTTCGCGCAGTTCCAGCCGGACACGGCGCTCGACATGGTCAACCGTATTCCCGGCTTTACCCTGCGCGGCGGCGGCAATGCGCGCGGCTTTGGTGAGGCCAATACGAACTTCCTCGTCAATGGGCGGCGTCCATCGACCAAGTCGCAGGGCGCAGGCGATATTCTGTCGCGTATCCCCGCAACGATCGTGACCCGGCTCGAAATACTGGACGGTGCGTCGCTCGATATTCCGGGTCTATCGGGGCAGGTCGTGAATATCGTTGCAACCTCCGTCGCCCTGTCAGGGCGCTGGCGCTATTCTGCCCGATTTGAGGAAGGAACGGAGCCGCAATTGCTGGAAGGCGAAGTCTCTCTGACGGGCAAACGCGGCTATCTCGACTTTTCGCTCGGGATCGAATCTGGTCAGTTCCTGTTGACCGAAGATTCGGTCGAGCAGTTCTTTGACGGAACCGGGACGCTTATCGAGGACCGTACTGAAGATATTTTTCTGCGAAACCTGCAACCCTCGGCCAATCTCAATCTCAGCTGGGTTCCGCTGACCGGGCGCATGGCCGGCCATGTGGCAAACCTCAACGGATCGATCGAATTCGACAATGACAATAGCGGCGTGCGCGAAAGCTTCGTCGCGGTCGGACCGGGCGGCACCAATGGGGAGAGTTTCGTCAATAGCGGCGATGATGAAGTCGAATATGAAATCAGTGGCGATTATGCGTTCGACCTACCCCTGTTCGGGCGGGACGGAACGTTGAAACTGATCGGCTTGCTGAGCCGCGAAGACAATCAGCGCGATACGGTGTTCGTGGTCGCGCCGCAGGGCGGCGATGCCATCCGGTCTATCTTCCTGCGCGATCAGCAGGAAGGCGAGACCATCGGACGGGTCGAATATGGCTTCAAGGCCAATGCCACGCATGATGTCCAGCTCTCGGTCGAATATGCGCTCAACACGCTCGATAGCACGACGACTTTCGAGAACAATTTCACGCCTCCGGTCCTCGACACGGTCCGCGTCGAGGAAGACCGCTATAATGCCCGTATCACCGATAGCTGGCAGATCAGCCCGACATGGTCGCTGCAAAGCTCGCTCGGAGCGGAATATTCCCGCCTGCAGGTCACAGAACCGCGCAGCGATGCGCGGACCTTCTTCCGACCCAAGGGCTTTATGTCTGTCAGCCATCAGCTGTCCGAACGCTACAGCATCCGCGCGCAGGTGGAACGGGGTGTCGGGCAGCTTAATTTCGGGACGTTCGTATCGACCCGCAATCTGGTCGATAATCAACAGACGACAGGCAATGCCGAGATCAAGCCCGATCAATTCTGGAACGTCTCGATGGAGTTCGAACGAACCGATGACAAGCTGATTTCCGGTCGGATTCGCCCCTATTATCGCGTCATCGAAGATCCGATCGACCGCATCCTCTTCCCCGATGGGACGGAAGGACCGGGCAATCTGGATCGCGCGACACGTTACGGCGTTCAGACCAATGCGACCTTGTTGTTCGATACGCTCGGCGTTCCCGGACTGCGGCTCGAAGCCACGGGCGATCTGGGTGACAGCCGGATCGACGACCCGCTGACCGGACAGAGCCGACAAATCAATGGCAATGAGGAATGGGACTATAGCGTCTTCGCGCGCTACGACATGCCGGGAACGGACTTCGCCTTTACCGCGCGTGCATCCAATGATCAGGGAAGCCCGTCCTTCCGCCTCGATGATATCCGCGAAGTCGTGGTCGACAAGCCGTTCGCGTCACTGTCGGTCATTCACAAGAACTTTTTCGGCATGCAGCTGACCGTGTCCGGCACGAACCTGCTCGACAATCGCATCGAGCAGGAACGTCAGCGTTTCGACGGGCCCGACCTGCGGCTGGGCGACCGGACCCGGATCGAACGCTTTGCCCGCCAGCGCGGACGTCGCCTGTCGATCACGCTGACGGACGTGTTTTAG